Proteins co-encoded in one Leptolyngbya boryana PCC 6306 genomic window:
- a CDS encoding IS630 family transposase (programmed frameshift), whose translation MPKAYSQDLREKAIAAIDRGVPKSEVIQMFNISRDSLDRWLKRRSETGSIQAIQGYQQGHSHRIVDWEAFRAFVKRHGDKTQAELAELWHDPVSSRTISRALARIGFTRKKTYGYRERDEVKRSEFVQQLALIESSRRVYVDEAGMDQRDDYGYGWCEAGTRFEALKSGRRGGRINMIAAYCERQLQAPFTVEGSCNRTVFETWLETCLVPQLQPNQVVILDNATFHHGGRVAEIIESAGCQLLYLPPYSPDFNRIEKCWAWLKSRIRKRLDKTPSLRDAMEAVLKVATA comes from the exons GTGCCAAAAGCATACAGTCAGGATTTACGAGAAAAAGCTATAGCAGCCATAGACCGAGGTGTGCCCAAGAGTGAAGTGATCCAGATGTTCAACATCAGTCGCGATAGTCTCGACCGTTGGTTGAAACGGCGCTCAGAAACAGGAAGCATCCAAGCGATTCAAGGCTATCAGCAGGGACACAGCCATCGAATTGTCGATTGGGAAGCCTTTCGCGCGTTTGTGAAACGACATGGGGACAAGACGCAAGCAGAACTCGCCGAATTGTGGCACGACCCCGTGAGTTCGCGCACGATTTCACGGGCTTTAGCTCGAATTGGATTCACGCGT AAAAAGACCTACGGCTATCGCGAGCGCGATGAGGTGAAACGCTCAGAATTTGTGCAGCAGCTTGCTTTGATTGAGTCGTCACGTCGAGTTTACGTTGATGAAGCCGGGATGGATCAACGCGATGACTATGGCTATGGTTGGTGTGAAGCGGGAACGCGATTTGAAGCCCTCAAATCTGGACGACGCGGCGGACGCATCAACATGATTGCAGCGTACTGTGAGCGTCAACTCCAAGCTCCGTTCACTGTCGAAGGGTCGTGTAATCGAACTGTCTTTGAAACTTGGCTCGAAACCTGCTTAGTTCCTCAACTTCAGCCGAACCAGGTGGTGATTCTCGACAATGCCACCTTTCATCATGGCGGACGAGTCGCAGAGATCATTGAATCAGCAGGCTGTCAGCTACTCTATCTACCACCGTATTCTCCTGACTTCAATCGGATTGAGAAGTGCTGGGCTTGGCTCAAAAGTCGCATTCGCAAGCGGTTAGACAAAACTCCCTCGCTGCGGGATGCAATGGAAGCAGTTCTCAAAGTTGCAACGGCTTAA